One genomic segment of Pandoraea sputorum includes these proteins:
- a CDS encoding alpha/beta fold hydrolase: protein MTSQALFPGFTAYRLPTPDGQHIHALTGGSGPALLMLHGHPQTSAIWHKVAPALARHFTLVLADLRGYGDSAKPAGDADHVAYSKRVMAQDMVSAMQALGHSTFSVLAHDRGARVAHRLAADHPDIVRRMVLLDIAPTLAMYEQASDAFARAYWHWFFLIQPAPLPERLIEADPVAYLRDVMGRRSAGLAPFDARALAEYQRCLSLPGAAHGVCEDYRAAATIDLDHDRADRDAGHRLSMPVLALWGEQGVVHRCFRPLDEWQRVASDVRGHPLPCGHYIAEEAPDVLLADALPFLLDVTPSA, encoded by the coding sequence ATGACTTCCCAAGCGCTGTTCCCCGGTTTCACCGCCTATCGTTTGCCGACGCCTGACGGGCAGCACATTCACGCGTTGACGGGCGGCAGTGGCCCGGCGCTGCTGATGCTGCATGGCCACCCGCAAACGTCCGCGATCTGGCACAAGGTTGCGCCGGCGCTGGCCCGGCATTTCACGCTGGTGCTGGCTGATCTGCGCGGCTACGGGGATTCGGCGAAACCGGCGGGTGACGCCGATCATGTGGCCTACAGCAAGCGTGTCATGGCGCAGGACATGGTGTCCGCCATGCAGGCGCTGGGACATTCGACGTTTTCGGTGTTGGCGCACGACCGTGGGGCGCGCGTCGCACATCGACTGGCGGCGGATCATCCGGATATCGTGCGGCGCATGGTGCTGCTCGATATCGCGCCAACCCTCGCGATGTACGAACAAGCCAGCGACGCCTTTGCGCGCGCCTACTGGCATTGGTTCTTCCTGATCCAGCCCGCGCCGTTGCCTGAGCGCCTGATCGAAGCCGATCCGGTCGCGTATTTACGCGATGTCATGGGACGTCGGAGCGCTGGATTGGCACCGTTCGATGCGCGCGCTCTGGCGGAGTATCAGCGTTGCTTGTCGCTGCCGGGCGCAGCGCACGGTGTCTGTGAGGACTACCGGGCCGCAGCGACGATCGACCTCGATCACGACCGCGCGGATCGCGACGCCGGGCATCGATTGTCCATGCCGGTGCTGGCGTTATGGGGAGAGCAGGGCGTCGTGCACCGATGCTTCAGACCGCTCGACGAGTGGCAACGCGTCGCGTCCGACGTGCGCGGGCACCCGCTGCCTTGCGGTCATTACATTGCGGAAGAAGCGCCGGACGTGCTGCTGGCCGATGCGCTCCCGTTCCTGCTCGACGTTACACCGAGCGCGTAA
- a CDS encoding serine hydrolase, with amino-acid sequence MTAFQPHRRRTLKLAAASLAAPALLAQSPNAMSASRPTLDDAVLRFGKHEPATSSCLVIADVPNGTGWTSAYEPNRYLFVGSAVKTFILAQFLIDTEVGRNGLSGTKLCDVNDTVRTPGSPVLIGLSGQTQYRTALEAMIAHSDNIGTDITLAAVGPQRVRELIRQAQLSTPHVPDSTRILFSYLAGAASGTDLGWAGMQKLEHGDNLGLTPRRDVINDKQTMTSSATDLVNWYRDTLNGRFFHKPETLLEFKRISAMADAAWMTVPDGLPAYGKGGSLDWENFHALCFAAQMLVGKTRVTFCFTWNWLDGKTSVERTGEFIDSVRDVLKAAADAAQT; translated from the coding sequence ATGACCGCGTTCCAACCTCACCGCAGACGCACACTCAAGCTCGCTGCCGCCTCGCTCGCTGCGCCCGCACTTCTCGCGCAGTCCCCCAACGCAATGTCGGCCAGCCGTCCGACGCTCGACGACGCCGTCCTGCGCTTCGGAAAACACGAACCGGCGACATCGAGTTGTCTGGTCATCGCGGACGTCCCCAATGGGACCGGCTGGACCTCGGCCTACGAACCCAATCGATATCTTTTCGTCGGGAGTGCCGTCAAGACGTTCATCCTGGCGCAATTCCTCATCGACACCGAAGTGGGCCGCAACGGCCTCTCCGGCACGAAACTTTGCGACGTGAACGACACGGTTCGCACGCCGGGCAGCCCTGTGTTGATCGGATTGAGCGGTCAGACGCAATACCGCACGGCGCTTGAAGCGATGATCGCGCACAGCGATAACATCGGTACCGATATTACCCTCGCGGCAGTGGGACCGCAGCGCGTGCGAGAGTTGATCCGTCAGGCTCAACTAAGTACGCCGCACGTTCCCGATTCCACGCGAATCCTCTTCTCATATCTCGCAGGCGCCGCCTCGGGCACCGACCTCGGCTGGGCGGGCATGCAAAAGCTCGAGCATGGCGATAATCTTGGTCTCACGCCGCGTCGGGACGTCATCAACGACAAACAGACCATGACGAGTTCTGCCACCGATCTCGTGAACTGGTATCGCGACACGCTGAATGGCCGCTTCTTCCACAAGCCCGAGACGCTGCTCGAATTCAAGCGCATCTCGGCCATGGCAGATGCGGCATGGATGACGGTGCCCGATGGCCTGCCCGCCTATGGCAAAGGCGGCAGCCTGGATTGGGAGAACTTCCACGCGCTGTGCTTCGCCGCGCAGATGCTCGTGGGCAAGACACGCGTGACATTTTGCTTCACATGGAATTGGCTGGACGGGAAGACCAGTGTCGAGCGTACCGGCGAATTCATCGACAGCGTTCGCGACGTACTCAAAGCCGCAGCCGACGCCGCGCAGACCTGA
- the guaB gene encoding IMP dehydrogenase, with product MRLIQKALTFDDVLLVPAYSAVLPRDTSLKTKLTRNITLNMPLLSAAMDTVTEARLAIAMAQQGGIGIIHKNLKPAEQAREVSKVKRFESGVLRDPITIPPHMKVRDVIALSRQHGISGFPVVEGAQLIGIVTNRDLRFESRLDEPVRAIMTPKEKLITVREGASPADAERLMHDHRLERVLVVNDAFELRGLMTVKDITKATEYPLASKDEHGKLRVGAAVGVGADNEERVELLVAAGVDVIVVDTAHGHSQGVLDRVQWVKKHFPQIEVVGGNIATASAALALVEHGADAVKVGIGPGSICTTRIVAGVGVPQITAIANVAEALKETGVPLIADGGIRYSGDVAKALAAGAHTVMMGSMFSGTEEAPGEVFLYQGRSYKSYRGMGSVGAMKDGAADRYFQDPANNADKLVPEGIEGRVAYKGSVNAILHQLTGGIRSSMGYLGCPSIKDLHEKAEFVEITAAGMRESHVHDVQIMKEAPNYHVE from the coding sequence ATGCGTCTGATCCAAAAAGCACTCACATTCGATGACGTGCTCCTCGTCCCGGCCTACTCTGCCGTTCTTCCGCGCGACACCAGCCTGAAAACCAAGCTTACGCGCAACATTACCCTGAACATGCCTTTGCTGTCGGCCGCCATGGATACGGTGACCGAAGCGCGTCTGGCCATTGCCATGGCGCAACAGGGCGGTATCGGCATCATTCACAAGAATCTGAAGCCGGCTGAGCAGGCGCGGGAAGTCTCGAAGGTCAAGCGTTTCGAGTCGGGCGTTCTGCGTGACCCGATCACGATTCCGCCGCACATGAAGGTGCGCGATGTGATCGCGCTGTCGCGCCAGCATGGCATTTCCGGTTTCCCGGTCGTCGAGGGCGCGCAGCTCATCGGTATCGTGACCAATCGCGACCTGCGTTTCGAGAGCCGCCTGGACGAGCCGGTGCGCGCGATCATGACGCCGAAGGAAAAGCTCATCACCGTGCGTGAAGGCGCATCGCCGGCCGACGCCGAGCGTCTGATGCACGATCACCGCCTCGAGCGCGTGCTGGTCGTCAACGACGCGTTCGAACTGCGCGGCCTGATGACGGTCAAGGACATTACGAAGGCGACGGAATACCCGCTGGCAAGCAAGGACGAACACGGCAAGCTGCGTGTCGGCGCTGCCGTTGGCGTGGGCGCGGACAATGAAGAGCGCGTCGAGCTGCTGGTCGCGGCCGGTGTCGACGTGATCGTGGTCGATACGGCGCACGGTCACAGCCAGGGCGTGCTGGACCGCGTGCAGTGGGTCAAGAAGCACTTCCCGCAGATTGAAGTCGTCGGCGGCAACATTGCGACGGCAAGCGCCGCGCTGGCGCTGGTCGAGCACGGCGCAGACGCCGTCAAGGTCGGTATCGGCCCGGGCTCGATCTGCACGACGCGTATCGTTGCAGGTGTCGGTGTTCCGCAGATCACGGCTATCGCGAATGTGGCCGAAGCACTGAAGGAAACGGGCGTTCCGCTGATCGCCGATGGTGGTATCCGTTACTCCGGCGACGTGGCCAAGGCGCTGGCCGCCGGTGCGCACACCGTAATGATGGGCAGCATGTTCTCCGGCACGGAAGAAGCGCCGGGCGAAGTGTTCCTGTATCAGGGCCGCTCGTACAAGAGCTACCGTGGCATGGGTTCAGTGGGTGCGATGAAGGACGGTGCAGCAGACCGTTACTTCCAGGACCCGGCCAACAATGCCGACAAGCTCGTGCCGGAAGGCATCGAAGGCCGCGTGGCCTATAAGGGTAGCGTGAACGCGATCCTGCACCAGTTGACCGGCGGTATCCGCTCGTCGATGGGTTATCTGGGTTGCCCGTCGATCAAGGACTTGCACGAGAAGGCAGAATTTGTCGAAATCACGGCCGCCGGCATGCGCGAATCGCACGTGCACGACGTCCAGATCATGAAGGAAGCCCCCAACTACCACGTGGAGTAA
- a CDS encoding sensor histidine kinase has protein sequence MSHQEHLQEVGGQFAHTGRVRSPRLRLVALTLIKLITLIALLWLFAATAHAQRSIAPRPVSDASLPFEHIEAVRGDWQATQPPNAGWIPVTLPDVWTSHWPRFDGVVWYRLTWQEPSPVKARGLMLEYLNMAGMVYLNGSLISRDDSLVEPLSRAWNTPRHWVVDAPTLRAGSNVLLVRVSGLAAYSPGLGPVLRGSPDEIRSAYDKARWLRHDLQLFSLAITVTLGVVVLTLWLYRRQETSYGWFSLMSFAWWLYAVNQIVTRPWPFATNDGWQLFVSIAFLFYCACFTMFVLRFCGRRMPRIEAAMWITFGVGAATLIVAPRTYTETLRAIWAVVPGMTWLATCVLLFVLTWRERQTEQRIVSLCALVFVAAGLHDFLVFFGILDSNVYYTAQTSQILMIGMAVVLARRFANNARRISQFNDELKQAIDDARGELSSTLNRQHELQVANVRLAERLNLAHDLHDGLGGTLVSGIAAIEHAPHTLPPERFLALLKELRDELRFVVDSATVHQAGEQALAEQIASLRHRMTARFEIQMIECEWRVEGIERCEMGAARSLEVQRILQEALTNVLKHSKASCVRVDLHDVDGEFTLRVEDNGVGFDTGRFDDAGETVPRASHEGTGLHSMKRRAQKLGGTMTITREGGCTVLCVRMGTA, from the coding sequence ATGTCACATCAAGAACATCTACAAGAAGTTGGCGGTCAATTCGCGCACACAGGCCGTGTTCGAAGCCCGCGTCTCCGGCTTGTTGCCCTGACACTGATCAAGCTGATCACACTGATCGCCCTGCTCTGGCTGTTTGCCGCCACTGCGCACGCGCAACGCTCCATCGCCCCACGCCCGGTTTCCGACGCCTCGTTGCCGTTCGAGCACATTGAAGCCGTGCGCGGCGACTGGCAAGCGACGCAGCCACCGAATGCCGGTTGGATTCCTGTAACGCTGCCGGACGTATGGACATCGCACTGGCCGCGTTTCGATGGCGTGGTCTGGTACCGGCTGACATGGCAGGAGCCGTCGCCCGTCAAGGCACGGGGCCTGATGCTGGAATACCTGAATATGGCCGGCATGGTCTATCTGAACGGCAGCCTGATCTCACGTGACGATTCGCTGGTCGAGCCGCTGAGTCGTGCCTGGAACACACCACGCCATTGGGTCGTCGACGCGCCGACGCTTCGTGCCGGATCCAACGTGCTGCTGGTGCGTGTCTCTGGCCTTGCGGCGTATAGTCCGGGACTCGGTCCGGTGCTGCGGGGATCGCCTGACGAAATCCGTTCGGCGTACGACAAGGCACGATGGCTGCGCCACGATCTGCAGCTTTTCAGTCTGGCGATCACCGTCACGCTCGGCGTGGTAGTGCTTACGCTTTGGCTATACCGTCGGCAGGAGACGTCGTATGGGTGGTTCAGCCTCATGTCCTTCGCATGGTGGCTCTACGCCGTCAATCAGATCGTCACGCGACCTTGGCCCTTTGCGACCAACGATGGCTGGCAGTTGTTCGTGTCCATCGCGTTTCTCTTTTACTGCGCGTGCTTCACCATGTTCGTGCTGCGCTTCTGCGGCAGACGCATGCCTCGGATCGAGGCCGCGATGTGGATCACGTTCGGAGTGGGCGCAGCAACGCTGATCGTTGCACCGCGAACCTATACGGAAACGCTGCGCGCGATCTGGGCCGTCGTGCCCGGCATGACGTGGCTGGCAACCTGCGTGCTGCTGTTCGTCCTGACGTGGCGCGAACGGCAGACGGAACAACGAATCGTCTCGCTTTGTGCGCTCGTGTTCGTCGCCGCCGGGTTGCATGACTTTCTCGTGTTCTTCGGCATTCTGGACTCCAACGTCTACTACACCGCACAAACCTCACAGATTCTGATGATCGGCATGGCCGTTGTGCTGGCACGACGATTTGCCAACAACGCCCGACGCATCTCACAGTTCAATGACGAACTCAAGCAGGCGATCGACGACGCCCGAGGCGAACTGTCGTCCACCCTGAATCGTCAGCATGAACTGCAAGTCGCCAACGTCAGGCTTGCCGAGCGGCTCAATCTCGCGCACGACCTGCATGACGGGTTGGGCGGTACGCTGGTGTCGGGCATTGCCGCTATCGAACATGCGCCACACACGCTGCCACCGGAGCGCTTTCTTGCGCTGCTGAAGGAATTACGGGACGAGTTGCGCTTCGTCGTCGACAGCGCAACGGTGCATCAGGCGGGAGAGCAGGCACTGGCCGAGCAGATTGCTTCCTTGCGCCATCGAATGACTGCGCGTTTCGAGATTCAGATGATCGAGTGCGAATGGCGCGTGGAAGGCATCGAGCGATGCGAAATGGGCGCCGCCCGATCTCTGGAAGTGCAACGCATTTTGCAAGAAGCGCTGACCAATGTCCTCAAGCACAGCAAGGCCAGCTGCGTGCGCGTGGATCTGCATGACGTCGACGGCGAATTTACGCTGCGAGTGGAAGACAACGGCGTTGGCTTCGACACTGGTCGGTTTGACGACGCTGGGGAAACCGTCCCTCGCGCGTCACACGAAGGTACCGGCTTGCACAGCATGAAACGGCGCGCGCAAAAACTGGGCGGCACGATGACGATTACGCGGGAAGGAGGTTGCACAGTCTTGTGCGTCAGGATGGGAACCGCTTAG
- a CDS encoding LysR family transcriptional regulator encodes MDGFSDLRFFATLMKEGSMAAAAQQMGITPPAVSRRLAQLEHRLGVRLLHRTTRRISLTPEGDMYLQDGARILGELEALEHAVTGAQSSPRGLLRLAATLGFGRTHIAPALSAFAREYPEVEVQLHLTDRPVNLVEQGFDAAIRFGDLPDSRLTARQLMANARVLCASPAYLDASGEPAQPSDLAAHQCIVIRESDETYGTWHFRQADRQETVKVRGMLSTNDGAAATTWALNGHGMLIRSMWDIRPYLASGQLRTVMTDWTLPAADIKLVYPTKSHLSAKTRALADFLVRWFRDIAARPEC; translated from the coding sequence ATCGACGGATTTTCCGATCTGCGCTTTTTCGCGACGCTCATGAAAGAAGGCAGCATGGCGGCCGCTGCACAGCAGATGGGGATTACGCCGCCGGCGGTCAGCCGTCGGCTCGCGCAACTTGAGCATCGTCTTGGCGTGCGATTGCTGCATCGTACGACACGACGCATCAGTCTCACGCCCGAGGGCGACATGTACTTGCAGGACGGCGCACGTATTCTCGGCGAGCTCGAAGCGTTGGAACATGCGGTGACCGGTGCGCAGTCGTCCCCTCGCGGTCTGCTCCGACTGGCGGCAACGCTCGGTTTCGGGCGGACGCACATCGCCCCGGCGCTGTCCGCGTTTGCGCGCGAGTATCCGGAGGTGGAGGTGCAACTGCACCTGACGGACCGTCCGGTGAACCTCGTTGAGCAAGGGTTCGATGCGGCGATCCGTTTTGGCGACTTGCCGGATTCGCGATTGACGGCGCGTCAACTGATGGCTAATGCGCGGGTGTTATGCGCGTCGCCCGCGTATCTCGATGCATCGGGCGAACCAGCACAGCCATCGGACTTGGCGGCGCATCAATGCATCGTGATTCGGGAGAGCGACGAGACCTACGGCACGTGGCACTTCCGTCAGGCGGATCGTCAGGAGACGGTCAAAGTGCGCGGCATGCTCAGCACCAACGACGGTGCAGCGGCAACGACATGGGCGCTGAACGGCCACGGCATGCTGATCCGGTCGATGTGGGATATCCGTCCGTATCTGGCGTCAGGTCAACTTCGCACTGTGATGACTGATTGGACGCTGCCTGCCGCCGATATCAAGCTCGTCTATCCAACGAAAAGCCACCTTTCTGCGAAAACGCGTGCGTTGGCGGATTTTTTGGTGAGGTGGTTTAGGGATATCGCTGCGCGGCCGGAATGCTAG
- a CDS encoding autotransporter outer membrane beta-barrel domain-containing protein yields MFSDGGILLKNSGNASGNSGGTVSVAIAPGATVVAMGAGSPAIAAISTGRTGGNASETTQGKPISVTIGSGATVAANATSGIGVLAITTDGVSVDNAGTLTAATAIESASRASVSNTGRVQGNVQLTSDSTFVNQQSGALHTASRVTTGLLQNYGTLNPGGPGVFQASTVDGAFSQTGTGVYAPDLDFTRHNSDFLVTTGALTFGGSVVPVLHNPVKNIWLGIGHFDRAPTGESATAKSTALVFSYQMKDHYGGTQDPLISVDANFKPQGVALNGNQSSFANHLQWLWDQGLVDAGPLFQPFASVGDAASYRRALNTLSGAASLMRAGSRGQENFDFLNRLMSCPQFVSGGTRLSEGSCVWARVIGTRADRYDTADDVGFRSQQVTYQFGVQKEIAPDWFLGGSASYVVTHARSSDQSLDVSSDGFRAGVTLKRQMGPWQVALALLGGYESGTQNRIIDYPEATARASSQPNAFFVGARSRLSYQLNLSGWYVKPYADLDVVYDRSGAYRETGAGVFDLAVPGQGHTTAILSPSVEVGGRFDLRGATLRPYLSLGMSFASARRLSNDVSFVQFPGASFAVSASQPRAYGNFSAGIELLSDKGLEVRAEYSLRTAPSQTVQSAALRLAKHF; encoded by the coding sequence GTGTTCAGCGACGGTGGCATCCTGCTCAAGAACTCGGGCAATGCGAGCGGGAACAGTGGTGGCACAGTGAGCGTCGCGATTGCGCCGGGCGCGACGGTCGTGGCGATGGGTGCGGGCTCCCCCGCAATCGCTGCAATCAGTACGGGCCGCACCGGAGGTAATGCGAGCGAGACCACGCAAGGCAAGCCGATCAGCGTGACCATCGGCAGCGGGGCGACTGTAGCCGCCAACGCGACGTCCGGGATCGGTGTGCTGGCGATCACGACCGACGGCGTGAGCGTCGATAACGCGGGCACACTTACGGCAGCCACGGCCATCGAATCGGCGAGCCGTGCAAGTGTGAGCAATACCGGGCGGGTCCAGGGGAACGTACAGCTTACTTCCGACAGCACGTTCGTCAACCAGCAAAGCGGTGCACTGCACACGGCCAGCCGCGTCACGACGGGGTTGTTGCAGAACTACGGCACGCTCAATCCGGGCGGTCCGGGCGTGTTTCAGGCATCGACCGTCGACGGCGCGTTTTCGCAAACGGGCACCGGTGTGTACGCGCCCGACCTCGATTTCACGCGTCACAACAGCGATTTTCTGGTGACTACCGGTGCGTTGACGTTCGGTGGCAGCGTCGTGCCGGTGCTGCACAATCCGGTCAAGAACATCTGGCTCGGAATTGGTCACTTCGACCGTGCGCCAACGGGCGAGTCTGCAACAGCGAAAAGCACGGCGCTCGTCTTCAGCTATCAGATGAAGGACCACTACGGCGGCACGCAGGACCCCTTGATCTCCGTCGACGCCAACTTCAAACCGCAAGGCGTTGCGCTCAATGGTAATCAGTCGTCGTTTGCCAATCACTTGCAATGGCTTTGGGATCAGGGGCTTGTCGACGCCGGTCCGCTGTTCCAGCCCTTTGCGAGTGTGGGAGACGCGGCGAGCTACCGACGCGCGCTCAACACGCTGTCCGGCGCGGCGTCACTCATGCGTGCAGGATCACGCGGGCAGGAGAACTTCGATTTCCTGAATCGCCTGATGAGTTGCCCGCAGTTCGTGAGCGGCGGAACGCGTTTGTCCGAGGGGAGTTGCGTTTGGGCACGCGTGATCGGCACGCGCGCGGACCGCTACGATACGGCCGACGATGTCGGTTTTCGCAGCCAGCAGGTGACCTACCAGTTCGGCGTACAAAAGGAGATTGCACCGGACTGGTTCCTGGGCGGCTCGGCAAGTTACGTCGTAACGCACGCGCGGTCGTCAGACCAGTCGCTGGATGTCTCCAGCGATGGCTTTCGCGCCGGGGTCACGCTCAAGCGGCAGATGGGCCCGTGGCAGGTCGCGCTCGCGTTGCTTGGCGGTTATGAGAGCGGCACGCAGAACCGAATCATCGATTACCCGGAAGCCACCGCGCGTGCGAGCAGCCAGCCGAACGCATTTTTCGTCGGCGCGCGATCGCGACTGTCCTATCAGTTGAACCTTTCGGGGTGGTATGTGAAGCCCTATGCGGATCTGGACGTTGTGTACGACCGTAGCGGTGCCTATCGCGAAACCGGGGCGGGCGTGTTCGATCTCGCCGTCCCGGGACAGGGACACACGACGGCCATCCTCAGCCCTTCCGTCGAAGTGGGTGGGCGGTTCGATCTGCGAGGCGCGACACTGCGTCCGTATCTGTCGCTAGGCATGAGCTTCGCATCGGCACGCCGCCTGAGTAACGATGTCTCGTTCGTGCAGTTCCCCGGTGCGTCGTTTGCGGTCAGCGCGTCGCAGCCGCGTGCCTACGGCAATTTCTCGGCGGGCATCGAATTGCTGTCGGACAAAGGCCTCGAAGTCCGTGCGGAGTACAGTCTTCGCACGGCCCCGTCGCAGACGGTACAAAGCGCTGCATTGCGCTTGGCCAAGCACTTCTGA
- a CDS encoding response regulator transcription factor, which produces MSASTLANIEPVLPGPLLLVEDDPSMQIRMRAILHSLGYTDDAVQVAGSLAQARAVLADEPFALILIDVGLPDGSGIDLIGELHARDPALPILVISAWSTEQIIVGALQRGATGYLLKEREDTEIALSIRSALRGGAPIDPFVARHILGLVALAPGVSGTPVPPSGTGSGLAAARMSDVPSALSPREVEILGLVAKGMTNREIAALLSISSLTVACHIKNIYKKLAVNSRTQAVFEARVSGLLP; this is translated from the coding sequence ATGTCTGCCAGCACGCTTGCGAATATCGAACCGGTATTGCCCGGTCCGTTGTTGCTCGTAGAAGACGATCCGAGCATGCAAATTCGCATGCGCGCCATTCTCCATTCCCTTGGCTATACCGATGACGCGGTGCAAGTCGCCGGGAGCCTTGCGCAGGCGCGGGCGGTGCTCGCCGACGAACCGTTCGCACTCATATTGATCGACGTCGGCTTGCCCGACGGCAGCGGCATCGACCTGATCGGCGAGTTGCATGCGCGCGACCCCGCCCTGCCGATTCTGGTAATCTCCGCGTGGAGTACGGAACAGATCATCGTTGGGGCCCTGCAACGCGGTGCCACGGGATATCTGCTCAAGGAGCGCGAGGACACAGAGATCGCGCTATCGATTCGCAGTGCGCTGCGCGGGGGCGCACCGATCGATCCGTTCGTGGCACGGCACATTCTGGGGCTGGTTGCACTCGCGCCCGGCGTGTCAGGCACACCGGTGCCGCCTTCCGGTACCGGCAGCGGCCTGGCGGCGGCGCGAATGTCCGATGTTCCGTCGGCGCTAAGCCCGCGCGAAGTCGAGATTCTCGGACTCGTGGCCAAAGGCATGACGAACCGCGAGATTGCAGCATTGCTCTCCATCTCCAGCCTCACGGTCGCATGTCACATCAAGAACATCTACAAGAAGTTGGCGGTCAATTCGCGCACACAGGCCGTGTTCGAAGCCCGCGTCTCCGGCTTGTTGCCCTGA
- the guaA gene encoding glutamine-hydrolyzing GMP synthase encodes MHDKILILDFGSQVTQLIGRRVREAHVYCEIHPNDVTDEFIREFNPKAVILSGSHASTYEDQDLRAPQAVWDLGVPVLGICYGMFAMTVQLGGQVEASNHREFGYAEVRAHGHTPLLDGLEDFRTDDGHGMLKVWMSHGDKVTQLPEGFALMASTPSCPIAGMADVKRHYYAVQFHPEVTHTVKGRELLERFVLEIAGAKPDWIMRDHIEEAVKAIREQVGDEEVILGLSGGVDSSVAAALIHRAIGDQLTCVFVDHGLLRLNEGKMVMEMFEGRLHAKVVHVDATAQFMGHLTGVTDPEQKRKIIGREFVEVFQAEAKKLKNAKWLAQGTIYPDVIESGGAKTKKATTIKSHHNVGGLPETLGLKLLEPLRDLFKDEVRELGVALGLPHDMVYRHPFPGPGLGVRILGEVKQEYADLLRRADAIFIEELRNTVEPNSGKTWYELTSQAFAVFLPVKSVGVMGDGRTYEWVVALRAVQTQDFMTAHWAHLPHELLGKVSNRIINEVRGLNRVVYDISGKPPATIEWE; translated from the coding sequence ATGCACGACAAAATCCTCATTCTTGACTTCGGCTCGCAAGTCACCCAGCTCATTGGACGCCGCGTTCGCGAAGCGCACGTCTACTGCGAGATCCACCCGAACGACGTAACGGACGAATTCATCCGCGAATTCAATCCGAAGGCTGTCATTCTGTCGGGTAGCCACGCGAGCACGTATGAGGATCAGGATCTGCGTGCGCCGCAGGCCGTCTGGGATCTGGGCGTGCCGGTACTGGGCATCTGCTATGGCATGTTCGCGATGACGGTCCAGTTGGGCGGTCAGGTCGAAGCCAGCAACCATCGCGAGTTTGGTTATGCCGAAGTGCGCGCCCATGGCCATACGCCGCTGCTCGACGGCCTTGAAGATTTCCGTACCGACGACGGTCACGGCATGCTCAAGGTGTGGATGAGCCACGGCGACAAGGTCACGCAACTGCCGGAAGGCTTTGCGCTGATGGCGTCGACGCCGAGCTGCCCGATCGCCGGTATGGCCGACGTCAAGCGTCATTACTACGCTGTGCAGTTCCACCCGGAAGTCACGCACACCGTGAAGGGCCGCGAACTGCTTGAGCGCTTCGTGCTGGAGATTGCAGGCGCGAAGCCGGACTGGATCATGCGCGACCACATTGAGGAAGCCGTCAAGGCGATCCGCGAGCAGGTGGGCGACGAGGAAGTGATCCTCGGTCTGTCGGGCGGTGTGGATTCGAGCGTTGCGGCGGCGCTGATTCATCGTGCGATTGGCGATCAGCTGACGTGCGTGTTCGTCGACCACGGTCTGCTGCGCCTGAACGAAGGCAAGATGGTGATGGAAATGTTCGAGGGCCGTCTGCACGCGAAGGTTGTGCACGTCGACGCGACGGCACAGTTCATGGGCCACCTGACGGGCGTGACGGATCCGGAGCAAAAGCGCAAGATCATCGGTCGCGAGTTCGTGGAAGTGTTCCAGGCGGAAGCGAAGAAGCTGAAGAACGCGAAGTGGCTGGCGCAAGGCACGATTTATCCGGACGTGATCGAATCGGGCGGTGCGAAGACGAAGAAGGCGACGACGATCAAGAGCCACCACAACGTGGGCGGCCTGCCGGAGACGCTGGGTCTGAAGTTGCTGGAACCGCTGCGCGATCTGTTCAAGGACGAAGTGCGCGAACTGGGCGTGGCGCTCGGCCTGCCGCACGACATGGTCTACCGTCACCCGTTCCCGGGCCCGGGTCTGGGGGTGCGTATTCTGGGTGAAGTGAAGCAGGAATACGCGGACCTGCTGCGTCGCGCCGATGCGATCTTCATCGAAGAGCTGCGCAACACCGTCGAGCCGAACAGCGGCAAGACCTGGTACGAACTGACGAGCCAGGCGTTCGCGGTGTTCCTGCCGGTCAAGAGCGTTGGCGTGATGGGCGATGGCCGCACGTACGAGTGGGTCGTGGCGCTGCGCGCCGTACAGACGCAAGACTTCATGACGGCGCACTGGGCACACCTGCCGCACGAACTGCTCGGCAAAGTCTCGAACCGCATCATCAACGAAGTGCGTGGTTTGAACCGTGTCGTCTATGACATCTCGGGTAAGCCGCCTGCGACGATTGAGTGGGAGTAA